From the Acidicapsa ligni genome, one window contains:
- a CDS encoding PRTRC system ThiF family protein, protein MRIEHLIPSDLLGRRPVRVLVVGAGGSGSAVVMGLPYLDQAMRAWGHAYGLDVTLMDADVVSETNCVRQPFSLSDVGLNKATVLINRINLFWGTSWSALPHFFHERSLDRSYDRVPDLVIGCVDTRAGRRAIDSAFQRALGLCCYWLDLGNNSASGQYVLGQPQNQRNRRKAERLRTVSELFPEIIDTDAGESPLPSCSAIEALDRQEPFINQTLASSALAMLAQLFRYGSLTYHGGFFNARTGQMSALPIDPALWKRARRRAGAAARQLTAT, encoded by the coding sequence ATGCGCATAGAACACTTGATTCCTTCCGATCTTCTTGGCCGGCGACCGGTTCGCGTTCTGGTTGTCGGTGCGGGAGGAAGCGGCAGTGCCGTCGTGATGGGACTGCCGTACCTCGATCAGGCGATGCGAGCGTGGGGCCATGCCTATGGATTGGACGTCACGCTGATGGACGCCGACGTCGTATCGGAGACCAACTGCGTTCGTCAGCCGTTCTCGCTCTCGGACGTTGGGCTAAATAAGGCCACGGTCCTCATCAATCGCATCAACCTGTTCTGGGGCACGAGTTGGTCCGCTCTTCCTCATTTCTTCCACGAGCGCTCGCTCGATCGAAGCTATGATCGGGTACCCGATCTGGTCATTGGGTGTGTCGATACACGGGCAGGCCGGAGGGCTATCGATAGCGCCTTCCAGCGAGCTTTGGGCCTATGTTGCTACTGGTTGGATCTTGGCAACAACTCTGCCAGCGGACAGTATGTTCTTGGCCAGCCACAGAACCAGCGCAATCGAAGAAAGGCAGAGCGCCTGCGTACGGTGAGCGAACTCTTTCCCGAGATCATCGATACGGACGCCGGCGAGAGTCCGCTGCCAAGTTGCTCCGCGATCGAGGCCCTCGATCGGCAGGAACCATTCATTAATCAGACCCTTGCCTCGAGCGCTCTGGCCATGCTCGCCCAACTCTTTCGTTATGGTTCTCTCACGTACCATGGCGGTTTCTTCAATGCCCGGACCGGACAAATGAGCGCACTTCCGATCGATCCCGCGCTCTGGAAAAGGGCAAGGCGTCGGGCCGGTGCAGCGGCTCGCCAATTGACCGCAACTTAG
- a CDS encoding PRTRC system protein E, with the protein MFKELAPYLRQRAVLMTVTHLEDDQIRVNIVPKKLKDGENEALTTPLSVTGTAEELDRELPDTLTSYVASHLQLKNTLEKAKEEMEAAAKAAQAEARAKSKTSGKKEPSGQAVTKAAETAKSVELPKPAAPKSPSLFDMGPAPSPEPASPTPALSVQSESSEEDEILSEINEDEDSEELPDAA; encoded by the coding sequence ATGTTCAAAGAACTTGCCCCCTACCTGCGGCAGCGCGCCGTCCTGATGACCGTGACCCATCTGGAAGATGACCAGATCCGCGTAAACATCGTTCCCAAAAAGCTCAAAGACGGCGAAAACGAGGCTCTGACCACACCGCTTAGTGTCACCGGGACGGCCGAAGAGTTGGATCGGGAGTTGCCCGATACCTTGACTAGCTATGTCGCCTCTCACCTCCAGCTGAAGAACACCCTCGAAAAGGCGAAAGAGGAGATGGAAGCCGCAGCCAAAGCAGCTCAAGCTGAGGCGCGCGCGAAATCGAAGACTTCGGGAAAGAAAGAGCCTTCAGGCCAAGCGGTCACAAAGGCGGCTGAAACTGCGAAGTCGGTAGAGCTTCCGAAGCCTGCTGCGCCGAAGAGCCCCAGCCTCTTCGACATGGGACCAGCGCCATCTCCCGAGCCTGCTTCTCCCACCCCGGCTCTTAGCGTCCAGAGTGAATCCTCGGAAGAGGACGAGATCCTTTCCGAGATCAATGAGGACGAAGACAGCGAAGAGCTTCCGGACGCGGCATAG
- the dnaN gene encoding DNA polymerase III subunit beta has protein sequence MAAATIPVPTETKSPAPVLMELAVDRGQFLAEVQAATRVTEGKSTIPILTHLLLRTTNNGALSVTGSDLQRTITTECPAAVKSQGAAAVPAQKLLTYLKLLPNGQVNLKLLGNDRLQITAANSRTKIPGMKPESYPAIPVASGVLIRLSARALRTVIRQSLFAVATSQDKYLLNAGLLLLRSDRMGMVATDGRRLSMVEVHDEALAGEELRKVLLPRECMSDLLALFSWSKEETIEFREDETCLYFQLGPRKLSVRKLTDQFPNYEAILPRDNTNSVVLASSDLLASVQRVLQFADERSNAVKLHLADNLLTLSASMANHGESQDSLPLSYNSTPVTIGFNGAFLIEFIKTIGAEGELRLSLKDSASAAVITPEAFNPEYQQRYVVMPMRV, from the coding sequence ATGGCTGCTGCAACGATTCCTGTTCCCACCGAAACCAAATCGCCGGCTCCCGTGCTGATGGAGCTGGCCGTCGACCGGGGTCAATTCCTGGCCGAAGTGCAGGCCGCAACCCGCGTCACGGAGGGCAAGAGTACCATCCCAATCCTCACCCATCTCCTGCTAAGGACGACTAACAATGGTGCACTCTCCGTCACCGGAAGCGATCTCCAACGTACGATCACGACCGAGTGTCCGGCAGCCGTAAAGTCCCAGGGAGCAGCCGCAGTTCCTGCGCAAAAACTGCTTACGTACCTCAAGCTGCTTCCGAACGGTCAAGTCAATCTCAAGCTCTTAGGAAACGATCGACTTCAGATCACGGCTGCAAATTCGCGGACGAAGATTCCGGGGATGAAACCCGAATCCTATCCGGCGATTCCGGTTGCATCCGGGGTGCTAATCCGCCTCAGTGCACGCGCCTTGCGCACAGTGATCCGTCAAAGTCTCTTCGCTGTAGCCACGTCACAGGACAAGTATCTTCTAAACGCCGGATTGCTCTTGCTCCGTTCCGACCGTATGGGTATGGTTGCCACCGATGGCCGACGCTTGTCGATGGTTGAAGTGCATGACGAAGCCCTCGCAGGGGAAGAATTGAGGAAGGTGCTGCTTCCCAGGGAATGCATGAGCGACCTGCTCGCTTTGTTCTCCTGGTCCAAGGAAGAGACGATCGAGTTCCGCGAAGACGAGACCTGTCTTTACTTTCAGCTCGGCCCTCGCAAACTAAGCGTACGCAAGCTCACGGACCAGTTTCCGAACTATGAGGCGATTCTGCCGCGTGACAATACCAATTCTGTCGTCCTCGCATCGTCCGATCTGCTCGCTTCGGTGCAACGCGTCCTCCAGTTCGCCGATGAGCGTTCGAATGCTGTCAAGCTTCACCTTGCCGACAACTTGCTGACGCTCAGCGCGTCGATGGCGAACCACGGAGAATCTCAAGATTCACTGCCTTTGAGCTATAACTCCACTCCGGTGACGATCGGATTCAATGGAGCCTTTCTGATCGAGTTCATTAAAACCATCGGAGCGGAAGGAGAACTGCGCCTATCTCTCAAGGATTCCGCTTCTGCGGCCGTCATCACTCCAGAGGCATTCAATCCCGAATATCAGCAGCGCTACGTTGTGATGCCGATGCGCGTATGA
- a CDS encoding J domain-containing protein produces the protein MGGTKIIVSTNLPLYRDGYPMTSAMEPNDPGVAVYFVLEGKPMAFACDRFQYVYENIEAIAKTIHALRGIQRWGASDMMERAFTGFKALTDGPSEDWRQVLGFDMFETVTRKMIESHYRELVKQHHPDMGGDREDFERVMRAREAAIDELTYTSEN, from the coding sequence ATGGGCGGGACAAAGATCATTGTCTCCACGAACCTCCCACTGTATCGGGATGGCTACCCGATGACCAGCGCCATGGAACCTAACGACCCCGGGGTAGCTGTTTATTTTGTGCTCGAAGGCAAGCCCATGGCGTTTGCCTGTGACCGGTTCCAGTATGTGTACGAGAACATCGAAGCAATCGCTAAGACCATCCATGCCTTGCGTGGTATCCAGCGCTGGGGCGCTTCCGACATGATGGAACGCGCCTTCACAGGGTTCAAGGCTTTGACGGACGGCCCATCGGAGGACTGGAGACAGGTCCTCGGGTTCGATATGTTCGAAACGGTGACACGAAAGATGATCGAGTCGCATTATCGCGAATTGGTCAAACAGCATCACCCGGACATGGGCGGCGATCGTGAAGACTTCGAGCGGGTGATGCGAGCTCGCGAAGCAGCAATTGACGAATTGACCTATACCAGCGAAAACTGA